Proteins encoded by one window of Longimicrobium sp.:
- a CDS encoding PAS domain-containing protein → MQTTATKGTDDVLTRADVLTEDELDTLPMGMIQLDRNGTVLKFNQAESTLAHVDKKDAIGKSFFDEVAPCTKVQQFHGAFVQGVQQRTLHTSFPYQFRFRDGRQKNVNISMFYSASTETVWVLVQRPQS, encoded by the coding sequence ATGCAGACTACCGCGACCAAAGGCACCGACGACGTCCTCACCCGCGCCGACGTGCTTACCGAGGACGAGCTCGACACCCTGCCCATGGGCATGATCCAGCTGGACCGCAACGGCACCGTGCTCAAGTTCAACCAGGCGGAGAGCACCCTGGCGCACGTGGACAAGAAGGACGCGATCGGAAAGAGCTTCTTCGACGAGGTGGCGCCGTGCACCAAGGTGCAGCAGTTCCACGGCGCCTTCGTGCAGGGCGTGCAGCAGCGCACTCTGCACACCTCCTTTCCGTACCAGTTCCGCTTTCGCGACGGACGGCAGAAGAACGTGAACATCTCCATGTTCTACAGCGCCAGCACCGAGACGGTGTGGGTGCTGGTGCAGCGGCCGCAGTCCTGA